Within the Arachis duranensis cultivar V14167 chromosome 10, aradu.V14167.gnm2.J7QH, whole genome shotgun sequence genome, the region aaccagcaagtgtactgggtcgtccaagtaataaaccttacgtgactaagggtcgatcccacagagattgttggtatgaagcaagttatggtcatcttgtaaatctcagtcaggcggatttaaataaattatggaatttgaaaaatcaaataatagtaaataaacataaaataaagataaagttactcatgtaatccaatgatggggatttcagataggcgtatggagatgctgtgctcctcctgaatctctgctttcctactgcttttatccaattttatcactctcttctatggcaagctgtatggagggcatcactgttgtcaatggctacatcccatcctctcagtgaaaaaggtccaaatgctctgtcacagcacggctaatcatctgtcggttctcaatcaggttggagtagaatcccttgattcttttgcgtctgtcactaacgcccagccttcaagagtttgaagcttgtcacagtcattcaattccgtaatcctactcggaataccacagacaaggttagaccttctggattcccatgaatgccgccatcaattctagcttataccacgaagatcctaattaaggaatccaagagatatgcgctcggtctagggtagaacggaagtggttgtcaatcacgcgcgttcataggtgagaatgatgatgagtgtcacggatcatcacatttatcaagttgaagtgcaacgaatatcttagaacatgaataaatcgaattggttagaaaataatagtaattgcattgaagcttgaggtacaacagatctccacacccttaatctatggtgtgtagaaactccaccgttgaaaatacataagtgaaaggttcaggaatggccgaatggccagccccccaaaacgtgatgaatagtctcctcagatgaagaataaaataaaactgagaccaaagatgtctaatacaatagtaaattatcctatttatactagactagctactagggtttacatgagtaagtaattgatgcataaatccacttccggggcccacttggtgtgtgtttaggctgagcttgatctatccttgagctgaggcttcttttggagttgaacgccaagttgtaacgtgttttgggcgttcaactcggggtcgtgacgtgtttctggcgttttactccagacagcaacatggaactggcgttgagcgccagtttacgtcatcaattcccaaataaagtatggactattatatatttctgaaaatctctggatgtctactttccaacgccgttgagagagcgccatttggagttctgtagctccagaaaatctatttcgagtgcagggaggtcagattccaacagcatcagcagtcctttgtcagcctcctatcagagttttgctcaagtccctcaatttcagccagaaattacctgaaatcacagaaaaacacacaaactcatagtaaagtctagaaatgtgaatttaacataaaaactaatgaaaacatccctaaaagtagcttgaacttactaaaaactacctaaaaacaatgccaaaaagcgtataaattatctgctcatcaataaCACCAGGGTgaattgaaaacatgctcttgTGAGCCTCTGTCAACACTTCGTGTCACAGATCTCCTACGTATAGTATACGGATTTTCCCCCTTGTGTCTCCAAATTCCCTCTCTGTCTTGGGTAACCTCTCCTTATTTTCCTTGCCCAATTGTCTGCAGCATCTTCTATACTCCTTGATCATCCTGCTAAGCCTTTTGAATGTTAGCCTTGAAGTTGCTACAGATATACAACTGGTTTAAGCAAACACTTATAGCCACCTCTCTATTGGCCAACATAAAATCTACAGATTTACTCAACATCTCTTCTTACTTAATCATCATCCAAGTAATATTTAGAGATTTTTTGGTCAAGGCATCTGCTACCACATTCGCTTTTCCGGatgataattcaattcaaaatcatagTCCTTCAATAACTTCATCCATCTACTCTGATGCATATTGAGTTCTTTCTAATCAAAGAGATACTTCAGGCTTTTTTGATCAGAAAAGACTCAGAATTTTACTCCGCAAAGATAGTGCCTCCAAACTTTCAATGCAAACACAACTACAGCAAATTCCAAGTCATGAGTGGGATGATTTAGTTCTTGCAGCCTCAACTGTTGCaaagcataagccaccacatTCTAGTGTTGTATCAGCACACACCCTAAGCCTTTGTGACATTACAGTACAGTTCAAACGGTTCATGGGGTTTAGGCAATACGAGCACTAGTGATGTAGTCAACGAATGCTTTAGAGTTTGAAAACACTTTTCACATTCAGACGTCCATAAAAATGGCGTATCCATACGAGTGAACTTGGCCATAGGCAACGCAATCTACGAGAAACCCTTAATAAATTTTCAGTAATACCCAGCCAACCCCAAGAAACTTCTCACCTCCATCATAGTTGTTGGCTGTCTCCATTCAATCACTGCTTCAACTTTAGCAGGATCCACTGTTATGCCTTCTTGGCTTACCACATACCCTAAGAACTTCACTTCTTCCTTCCAAAACTCGCACTTAGAAAGCCTTGCATAGAGCTTCTTCTCTTTCAAGATTTGTAGAATTATTCGCAAGTGCTTTTTGTGCTCCTTCGCAGTCTTAGAGTatatgataaaccactattttatggtttatcttgtgctcaattgagtagattttatcaatctttcatacacttgttcatacaaaatgcatggctttaaattctccttcctgattttgtgctatgattgaaaatatgctcctttggccttatatttgctaatattaatcctctcttattaccattagatgccgtgatatgtgcgttaagtgatttcagggatggcttagaggatggaaaggaagcatgcaaaagtggaaggaatacaagaaactgaaaaaactgctaaagctgtccagcctgaccttcTAGTACTAAATTGACCATAAtttgagttacagaggtccaaatgacacaGTTCTAGTTTCTTTGAAAAGTTAACATACGGGGCTtcacaacgatatataatttgctatagcttCTCCAAAGCCAGGCAACGTgaacgcgtggatcacgcggacgcgtgacctgacAAAAACCCAAtacacgctaacgcgtggacgacgcttccGCGTGACTTTGCAGTGACCTGTACGAACCAGAAAtcactgggggtgatttctgggctgtttttgacctaATTTTTGACccaaaaaacacaaattagaggttataaagtgggagaatgcatccatatAGACACAActtctcataattcataatttttaggtttagatgtagtttttagagagagagagactctctcctctctcttaggttttaggatttaggattttttttaggattaggatttctacttctcaatttccaggttcaatgttccttttatttatttttccaatttaatttatgaacttttctatgttagatttgatttcttttattaatgcaatttgaggtatttcagatatatattttttttagctttctatattcttggctttggttgagtaattagagactcttgagttatcaaactcttttgttaaTTGATAATTGGATGTTGCTAATTAACTTGAATTCCagtaactctagtctttctttgggaattgactaggacttgagggttcatattgatttatccacttgacttaccttcatagttagaggttgactaagtgggagcaatgagcaattctcatcacaattgataaggataactaggatatgacttctaattttcataccttgctaagagttttcttagctattgatttattaattcctgcaatttatttctcttgttcaaacctttccaaaatccaaaaatactattttccataaccaataataaaacacacctagGGGTGTGcaaaaaaaaccaaaatgtGGTTAACCGGTTAAAAAACCATAACTACATTTTGGTTAACCAGTtttataaaacaattttaaaaaccatatccatatttttcaaaataggttaaccaaaaccaaataaaaaaaaccggttTTTAACCGGTTAAAACCGGTtaaccaaattaaaataaaacctAATTTCACTTCTTCTCCTCTTCGACAAATCCTCTTCAACAAAAACAAATCCACTCTTCGCCAATCGCGGAATCGCCACCGTCaacatttcttcttctctgcctCTCGTCGGAGCTCGCCGGTGGTTCGTCGGCCTCTACCTCTTCGAGTTCGAGTCTTCCGTCTTCACTTTGATTCGAGACTCTGTCTCTCTGCCTCGACCTCCATTCACGACTTTGTCTTCTCTCTTTTCGGttctcttattcttttgttGGTGGCTCGTCGGAGCTCATGCTCATCAATTGAGGTAAGCCTCATCCTTGCCCTTGgttctgaattctgagttttaTCTGGGTTATTTGTTATCTgggtattttcttttttgttgatttgttcTGTTTTGTTCCTTCATGAGTATACTGACTTCTTCACTTCAATGGATTGAATGTGCAGATTTTAAAATCTCTCAGTATTGAACATTTGAACTCTCCATTTCAATGGATCCTGCTGTAAGTTTCTTCTTCACTGTGGTTCACTTTTTGttgaaaaatatctaattaaactAAGTAGTAGTTGAATCCTTGATGAACTGATTGCCATgctcatttattatttttttggttcatgcatgtaccataatatatatagtatatatgtAGCGCTAGTTGTGTTATATACAGTGTATGAATTTTCAAATTGAACCCCCCTAAAACTTGATTTCATAAAAAATCTACTTGCTGATTTAAGCCAATACGTAAGTGATCTTTTATAGGAATTAGAATTAGATAGACTAGTAGTTGAAGTTGCAGGGATGAATGATGAATTTGAACAATGCTGCATAAGAGGGATAATAAAAACACTTCAAATGGTGACATTGATTCAAGAACTTTAGTAAGAAGTGTATTAACTCTGGTTCAATTAGCAATCATATGAAAAATCATTATTTAGTTGAAGaaaactaacttatcttatacATGTTTCTGGCTTTGTTGTTCTGATTTTTGTTGTAAATAGAATTTTGTTCTAAAAATCATTAACTGTGTTCTGCCTTGgccttctttttcttatcattattTACTGCCTTGAATCTTTCACTCTAGCAAGTAGCAACTATAGTATAGGCAATGGAAACAACTCAATTTAGGAGTATAGTATAGTATTGGACTTAGGAGTGCTTGCTTTCACTAGTCCCCACCTTAATTTGTCCACAAAATCCTATTTCTGGATTAGAAGTAGCCATATGTTTTGTTCTTGAATTTCCAGAAAAGCTATACTTGGTTGCttgaatgaagaaaaaaagaaaagctttgCTTCTTGTGGTCTTATGAGGAAAATGAAGAGACAGATCAATGTAGTGATTAGCAAAAAAATACAATGACAATAGATGATTTCAACAGTATTTTAGAATGTGGGCCCTTGGTGCGATGTGATGTTTTTATTTCAGTGACAAAAGTGATATTTATCAGCAGTTTCTTGCAATGAGTAAGAAAGAAACTAAAGTGTAAGTGTCAAACTAGAAGAGAATATTTTCAAAGATTTAGTAGATGAAATAATCTTCacatgaaaaattttcaagagaaAGAGTGGATGCACTACTTATTTTAAAATGCCTGCTTGGTTCTTAATTTCTTGAAGTGTTATAGGATTCTGTGAGTTCATGTAAATAGTGTAGATGTTATGTAAGGGTTTGACAATGGAGTTTTATTTATTGTGGATTGATTTTCATGTAACTTACATGTGAGTGTATATTACTACCAGTGTACATGTTGTTTCTATCTTAATTTCTCCAACTTTAATTCACTATCTATGTTTCTACGTAGAAGATAGCAACAGGGAGAAGAATATATTGGTGACATTCTTATTTGCTTTGTCTTTAAGGCTTATATatctatgtatatatattgataGCTCTTTTTAAATCAAGTTCTGgaccaagaaaaagaaatggaaTGATAAGGTTGTACGACTCTGATgataaacaagaacaaaatgGATTGTTAGGGTTTAGGAAATCATGATGAATTCAAATGATTCATTACTATGTATATGTATGTGATCTAAGAATGCAAGTTGCATCGGTTGTTGCCCTTCTATTCATCAATGCAGCTCCTATGTTCCTTCAATTTTTCCCCTTTTATCCTATTCTTCATTTATGCAGTAGGTTTTTACCACACAAGAATCGAAACTTTGATCAAATCAGTAGATATCTGATGATGCATGACTGGCTGGTGTACCATATAACAAGTTGATTGTTAACTTCTATGTATTTACAGTTTTAGTTTCCTGACTTTTATATCctatgtaatttttttcttcatgtGTATAAAGGATTCTTACCATTATGCAGCAAAGTATTATTTtcttcaacttatcctatgtccttttaatttgtatatatttacaGATTTAATATTGTTAAAGTAtttaataattagattttatggCTTCTTTTTCAGAATGAGGTAGCCGATCGTGATGTTCCCATTTCAGAGTCTGCAGAGCATTCGACTTCTACATTACCTCCTCTCCCAACCACATCATCTGAGCGCAAAAATCGATCAATAGTTTGGGTGCACTTCAAGAGAACCCCTGATGATGAAAGTAAGGCTCAATGTCAACACTGTTTAAAAGTGATCAAGTGCGGAAATGGAACAAGTGCAATGAGATCACATTTAAAGATTTGCATAAGCAATCCCGGTTCAGATAGAGGCAAACGACAGAAAACAGGCACATCGCCTAGCCCAGAAGCACAAGTGGGTAGGTTTGATGCAGAATATGCTCGAGAAAAATTGATATCAATGTTTGTTCGCGAGGAGCTTCCTTTTCGATTTGTAGAAAGTCAAGGTTTTAAAGAATATTCAGCGGCCTTGCAACCAGGATTCAATACTCTTTCACGTTTTACATTGGCACGTGACATCTTGGTGCTCCATGAAACAAAGAAGGTTCAACTTCAAAAATACTTTTCCAAATACGGAGGAAGAGTTTGTCTTACAACTGATAACTGGAGTTCGTGTCAGAATATGGCGTATATGTGTTTGACTGCTCATTTCATCGATGTGGACTGGAAGTtgcaaaaaaaatactaaatttttgcCAAGTCACCGGCCACACGGGAGAGATTATGGCTCAAAATGTTAAAGCTTGCTTGAATAGCTGGAAGTTGAACAAGATTTTGAGTTTGACAGTTGATAATGCATCGTCTAACGATGTAGGAGTTATGTATTTACAAAGAAGACTAAATTCTTGGAAGAGTTCAGTTTTGAATGGAGAGTATCTCCATATGCGGTGTTGTGCGCATATTTTAAACCTGATTGTGAAGGATGGATTGAAGGAGATTGATGATTCAGTCGCCAAAATTCGAGATGCTGTGAAGTATGTCAGATCTTCAAATTCAAGATTAACTAGGTTTAAGGCATGTATTGCACAAGAGAATATTCCACATAAGACTCTTGTTTGCCTAGATGTTGAAACGCGATGGAACTCTACATACTTAATGTTAGTAGCAGCCTTAAAGCATCAGAAGGCATTTGAGCTATTAGAGATGCAAGCCaaaaaatttgttgaagaaTTAAACAAGGGAAGAGGGGTACCTTCATTTCAAGATTGGGATTATGCTAAGTCCGTCTTAccatttttagagatgttttacGATACTACACTTCGCATCTCTGGATCCTCTTATGTCACTAGTAACTTATACATGAAAGAAGTGTTTGCTCTTGGAAGGAGGATTCAACAATAtcgtgatgatgatgatttgagCATAAGTCTTATGGCAAGTAAGATGAAAGCAAAATACAACAAGTATTGGGGAAATGCAAAAACTATTAACATGTTGTTGTTAATTGCCGTAGTTCTAGATCCCTGCCATAAGTTGGATTATGTTGAGTGGTGCCTAGTTAATTCTTTTGGTGTGGAAGTGGACGGTGAATTGAAGACAAAGTTGTCTTCTTGTCTTCATTcactttataatttatatcaaggTGCAGATGAAGGAAACCAAGATGATACCCTCTCCCAACCGAGTGCAAGTGATAAAGCCAAAGACATTTATGATATGGGGTTATATCGTCGATCAACCGGTCGCAAATCCAATCTTA harbors:
- the LOC107470363 gene encoding zinc finger BED domain-containing protein RICESLEEPER 2: MAQNVKACLNSWKLNKILSLTVDNASSNDVGVMYLQRRLNSWKSSVLNGEYLHMRCCAHILNLIVKDGLKEIDDSVAKIRDAVKYVRSSNSRLTRFKACIAQENIPHKTLVCLDVETRWNSTYLMLVAALKHQKAFELLEMQAKKFVEELNKGRGVPSFQDWDYAKSVLPFLEMFYDTTLRISGSSYVTSNLYMKEVFALGRRIQQYRDDDDLSISLMASKMKAKYNKYWGNAKTINMLLLIAVVLDPCHKLDYVEWCLVNSFGVEVDGELKTKLSSCLHSLYNLYQGADEGNQDDTLSQPSASDKAKDIYDMGLYRRSTGRKSNLKSELDRYLNEDCEPDDKPLDILGWWKANSNRFSILANMARDILAIPVSTVASESAFSMGGRIIDQYRSSLTPKMIEALVCTEDWLKGDFFSSLAPENFEELEKVEQDLILSEDITCSMGPDFEAQLIAVAMSILDGDIGINNYSSWNVIFVNKMKVLVAVALKCVEEDKDARPTMSQVVEMLQSHDTDP